The following coding sequences are from one Frigoribacterium sp. Leaf415 window:
- a CDS encoding substrate-binding domain-containing protein: MKLTSFRKAATVTAIAALVATGTAGCNRTPAGEADRPTVVLSLSTLNNPFFVELRDGATAEAKKQNVDLEIVDAQNDSATQANQLATAASTADAVILNAVDSDAAGPAAKALNEADVPIVAVDRAVNGADVASFVASDNVAGGEQAAKALAEAIGEQGEVIVLQGVAGTSASRDRGEGFTKGIAAYPNITVVAQQTANFDRATALDVTTNLLQAHPNAVGVFAENDEMGLGAIQALGSRAGTDVKVAAFDGTEDGLKAIEAGTLSSTIAQQPAELGALAVDQAVKAVNGGSGDEGPSDQAVEVITVTKENVGDFTE; the protein is encoded by the coding sequence ATGAAGTTGACCTCGTTCCGCAAGGCCGCCACCGTCACGGCGATCGCCGCCCTGGTCGCGACCGGCACCGCCGGCTGCAACCGCACTCCCGCCGGAGAGGCGGACCGCCCCACGGTGGTCCTGTCGCTCAGCACCCTGAACAACCCGTTCTTCGTCGAGCTTCGTGACGGCGCGACCGCCGAGGCGAAGAAGCAGAACGTCGACCTCGAGATCGTCGACGCCCAGAACGACTCCGCCACGCAGGCGAACCAGCTGGCGACCGCGGCTTCGACCGCCGACGCCGTCATCCTCAACGCCGTGGACAGCGACGCCGCCGGACCCGCCGCCAAGGCGCTCAACGAGGCCGACGTGCCGATCGTCGCCGTCGACCGCGCGGTCAACGGTGCCGACGTGGCCTCGTTCGTCGCGAGCGACAACGTCGCCGGTGGCGAGCAGGCCGCCAAGGCCCTCGCCGAGGCGATCGGCGAGCAGGGCGAGGTCATCGTGCTGCAGGGCGTCGCGGGCACCTCGGCCAGCCGCGACCGCGGTGAGGGCTTCACCAAGGGCATCGCCGCGTACCCGAACATCACCGTCGTCGCGCAGCAGACCGCGAACTTCGACCGCGCCACCGCGCTCGACGTGACCACCAACCTGCTGCAGGCGCACCCGAACGCCGTGGGCGTGTTCGCCGAGAACGACGAGATGGGCCTCGGAGCGATCCAGGCGCTCGGCTCGCGCGCCGGCACCGACGTCAAGGTCGCCGCGTTCGACGGCACCGAGGACGGCCTCAAGGCCATCGAGGCCGGTACGCTCTCGAGCACGATCGCGCAGCAGCCCGCCGAGCTCGGCGCCCTCGCGGTCGACCAGGCCGTCAAGGCCGTCAACGGTGGCAGCGGCGACGAGGGCCCCTCGGACCAGGCCGTCGAGGTCATCACCGTCACGAAGGAGAACGTGGGTGACTTCACCGAATGA
- a CDS encoding ribokinase has translation MSGSSTDASGVGGAGAVPAAGSADAAGTVVVVGSINVDQVVTVDRLPLPGETLIGSSMTLSPGGKGANQAVAAARRGARTVMIGAVGDDGRADDALPYLHSSGVDVSGVDTVPGPTGLAIVSVGGDSENTIVVVPGANGAVSASFVDGHSGALAEAAVVVLQGEIPVDGIAAAVQHAGGRVLFNLAPVIDVPADVVKAADPLVVNEHEGRLLLAAWGASGASAAGAVSDEEARVDDESVVASLRAQGVTSVVMTRGAAGAIVSDASGTVLVASPKVAAVDSSGAGDAFVGALAAGLAAGASLLEAAQDAVRVGAFSVTGVGTQASYPTLEDELPAAADAAPTEGSADADSADGVTS, from the coding sequence ATGAGTGGTTCCAGTACTGACGCCTCGGGCGTAGGAGGCGCGGGTGCGGTTCCGGCCGCAGGCTCGGCTGATGCGGCCGGCACGGTCGTCGTGGTCGGGTCGATCAACGTCGACCAGGTCGTGACCGTCGACCGGCTGCCCCTGCCCGGCGAGACGCTCATCGGCTCGTCGATGACCCTCTCCCCCGGCGGCAAGGGCGCGAACCAGGCTGTCGCCGCCGCCCGCCGCGGCGCCCGCACAGTGATGATCGGTGCGGTCGGCGACGACGGACGTGCCGACGACGCCCTGCCCTACCTCCACTCGAGCGGTGTCGACGTCAGTGGCGTCGACACCGTCCCCGGACCCACCGGCCTGGCGATCGTCAGCGTCGGAGGCGACAGCGAGAACACCATCGTCGTCGTCCCCGGCGCGAACGGTGCCGTCTCGGCGTCGTTCGTCGACGGGCACTCGGGTGCGCTGGCTGAGGCAGCGGTGGTCGTCCTGCAGGGAGAGATCCCTGTGGACGGCATCGCCGCCGCTGTACAGCACGCCGGAGGGCGCGTGCTGTTCAACCTCGCCCCGGTGATCGACGTGCCGGCGGACGTGGTGAAGGCCGCGGATCCGCTGGTCGTCAACGAGCACGAGGGTCGGCTGCTGCTGGCCGCGTGGGGCGCTTCCGGGGCTTCGGCTGCGGGCGCGGTTTCGGACGAGGAGGCGCGGGTCGACGACGAGTCGGTCGTCGCCTCCCTGCGCGCCCAGGGAGTCACCTCGGTCGTCATGACCCGCGGTGCCGCCGGCGCGATCGTCTCCGACGCCTCGGGCACCGTGCTTGTCGCATCGCCGAAGGTGGCGGCCGTGGACTCGTCCGGAGCAGGGGACGCCTTCGTCGGCGCCCTCGCCGCCGGACTGGCCGCGGGTGCGTCGCTGCTCGAGGCCGCTCAGGACGCCGTGCGCGTCGGGGCGTTCTCGGTGACGGGTGTCGGCACGCAGGCGTCGTACCCGACGCTCGAGGACGAGCTGCCCGCGGCGGCCGATGCCGCGCCGACGGAGGGGTCGGCGGATGCCGACTCAGCGGACGGAGTGACCTCGTGA
- the rbsD gene encoding D-ribose pyranase, protein MKRGGLLNAQLNHAVSGLGHGDLVVVADCGLPLPPGVPVVDLAVVHGLPAFADVLDALTTDVVFEACTAADESQGRPAGDWITSRFDDVRYVSHDELKRLSGRARLLVRTGEATPYANVVLRCGVPF, encoded by the coding sequence GTGAAGCGCGGCGGCCTGCTCAACGCCCAGCTGAACCACGCGGTGAGCGGTCTCGGCCACGGAGACCTCGTCGTCGTCGCCGACTGCGGACTCCCCCTGCCCCCGGGAGTCCCCGTGGTCGACCTCGCCGTCGTCCACGGCCTGCCCGCCTTCGCCGACGTGCTGGACGCCCTGACCACCGACGTGGTGTTCGAGGCCTGCACGGCCGCGGACGAGAGCCAGGGCCGCCCGGCCGGCGACTGGATCACGTCTCGCTTCGACGACGTTCGGTACGTCTCGCACGACGAGCTCAAGCGGCTCTCAGGCCGCGCGCGCCTCCTTGTCCGGACGGGCGAGGCGACCCCGTACGCCAACGTCGTCCTCCGCTGCGGCGTCCCCTTCTAA
- the dnaB gene encoding replicative DNA helicase, whose product MSIAHLGLAPDASNARDRDRGGPVNMDRVPPHDLLAEQSALGGMLLSKDAVADVIETVRGMDFYVPKHEVIYDAILGLYSHGEPTDVITVSDELMKSADLSRAGGAEYLHTLTGVVPTAANAGYYASIVAEKAVLRRLVEAGTRIVQMGYASEGEVVDLVNNAQAEVYNVAGGVQTEDYVPLNEAVTVAIDEIEAAKGRDGQMTGVPTGFAQLDALTNGFHPGQLIIVAARPALGKSTLALDLARAASIKHGQASVFFSLEMGRSEIAMRLMSAESSVPLQNMRKGTVDARDWTNIAQVRGRINDAPLFIDDSPNMTLVEIRAKCRRLKQQHNLKLVVIDYLQLMTSGKRVESRQQEVSEFSRALKLMAKELQVPVIALSQLNRGPEQRADKKPAISDLRESGSLEQDADMVILLHRESAYEKDNPRQGEADFIVAKHRNGPTDTITVAFHGMFSRFVDMPS is encoded by the coding sequence ATGTCGATCGCCCATCTCGGTCTCGCTCCCGATGCGTCGAACGCCCGCGATCGCGACCGTGGTGGCCCCGTCAACATGGACCGCGTCCCGCCGCACGACCTGCTCGCCGAGCAGAGCGCGCTGGGCGGCATGCTGCTCAGCAAGGACGCCGTGGCCGACGTCATCGAGACGGTCCGCGGCATGGACTTCTACGTGCCCAAGCACGAGGTCATCTACGACGCGATCCTGGGGCTGTACTCGCACGGCGAGCCCACCGACGTCATCACGGTCAGCGACGAGCTGATGAAGTCCGCCGACCTGTCGAGGGCAGGAGGCGCGGAGTACCTCCACACCCTCACCGGCGTCGTGCCCACTGCGGCGAACGCGGGGTACTACGCGTCGATCGTCGCCGAGAAGGCGGTGCTGCGCCGTCTGGTCGAGGCCGGCACGCGCATCGTGCAGATGGGTTACGCGAGCGAGGGCGAGGTCGTCGACCTGGTCAACAACGCGCAAGCCGAGGTCTACAACGTGGCCGGTGGGGTGCAGACCGAAGACTATGTGCCGCTGAACGAGGCGGTGACGGTCGCGATCGACGAGATCGAGGCGGCCAAGGGCCGTGACGGTCAGATGACGGGTGTGCCGACGGGGTTCGCGCAGCTCGACGCCCTGACGAACGGGTTCCACCCGGGTCAGCTGATCATCGTGGCGGCGCGACCGGCGCTCGGTAAGTCGACGTTGGCGCTCGACCTGGCGCGGGCGGCGTCGATCAAGCACGGGCAGGCGTCGGTGTTCTTCTCGCTCGAGATGGGGCGCAGCGAGATCGCGATGCGTCTGATGTCGGCCGAGTCGAGTGTGCCGCTGCAGAACATGCGTAAGGGAACGGTCGATGCGCGGGACTGGACGAACATCGCGCAGGTGCGTGGGCGGATCAACGATGCGCCGTTGTTCATCGACGACTCCCCCAACATGACGTTGGTCGAGATCCGGGCGAAGTGCCGCCGGCTCAAGCAGCAGCACAACCTGAAGCTCGTGGTGATCGACTACCTGCAGCTGATGACGTCGGGCAAGCGGGTCGAGAGCCGTCAGCAAGAGGTGTCGGAGTTCTCGCGTGCGCTGAAGCTGATGGCGAAAGAGCTGCAGGTGCCGGTGATCGCGCTGTCGCAGCTGAACCGTGGCCCCGAGCAGCGTGCCGACAAGAAGCCGGCGATCAGCGACCTGCGAGAGTCCGGTTCGCTCGAGCAAGACGCCGACATGGTCATCCTGCTGCACCGCGAGTCCGCCTACGAGAAAGACAACCCCCGCCAGGGCGAGGCCGACTTCATCGTCGCCAAGCACCGCAACGGCCCCACCGACACCATCACGGTCGCCTTCCACGGCATGTTCTCCCGCTTCGTCGACATGCCCAGCTAA